In one candidate division WOR-3 bacterium genomic region, the following are encoded:
- the secA gene encoding preprotein translocase subunit SecA — protein MLGLLKGLIPSKSDREVKRLWLRVAEINELWGTLKKLTDAELPKKTEEFIARIREGETLDDLMPEAFALAKEACRRLVGKKWTVTGQEMTWDMVPFDVQLIGGMVLHEGKVAEMRTGEGKTLVATMPLYLNALAKQGAHLVTVNDYLALRDREWMGPVYESLGLTVGCIQQGMEPAERKPHYSADITYGTNNEFGFDYLRDNMVGRWQDKVQRGHSYAIVDEVDIILVDEARTPLIISGPVEAEDRGFDRMTPQVRRVFGQQSLLANRLAAEALKLLDADNEAEAGVKLLTVRRGAPKNKKLLEAEQRQGVKSLIERTELSFIRDKRFPEIDEKLYFVIDEKDHSVALTEMGRKELAPGEPEAFVLPDLGEELARVDHYTSVTPQEKIKAREEVYQRYARKSEMLHSYQSLLKAFSLFEKDVDYVVQEGKVIIVDEFTGRLMPGRRYSDGLHSALEAKENVRVQGDTQTFATITLQNYFRMYKKLAGMSGTAMTIAGELFNVYKRDVVAIPTNEPCRRIDYPDIVHKTRAQKYQAVVDEIQTWHARGRPILVGTTSVDVSQVISDMLRRRKINHVVLNAKFHQHEGEIIEDAGQAGSVTIATNMAGRGTDIKLGPGVVKGECCYVVKDTGGKCPVWEEKPGSCEEDVPCGLYIIGTERHEARRIDDQLRGRSGRQGDPGSSRFFLSLEDDLMRLFGSERVARLMDQFGAKDDEPIEHPLVTRAIEGAQKRVEERNREIRRHLLEYDDVMNRQREAVYAIRDAVLQDESDASHTTPDAEAAAGSAPESQPADPALARLRAVYDDMARGLISDFVNKTIGAGKRAEEWDWDGLRGELSMTFLADLRVDEDYRFRATVDELRQTLTDIASRRYDERRQELGDRQFAGLCRSVFLYAIDSRWREHLYALDTLREGISLSAYGQKDPLVEYKRESFDLFQEMMRDLYKDALTMLFRAQLRGVEERRQPAQRSVRAYKPEASTSAPSGAPPEPAKAGQARRPTDKVGRNDPCPCGSGKKYKRCCGSNNPE, from the coding sequence GCGAAACGCTGGACGACTTGATGCCAGAGGCCTTTGCTCTGGCCAAGGAAGCCTGCCGGCGTCTTGTGGGCAAGAAGTGGACGGTTACCGGGCAGGAAATGACCTGGGACATGGTCCCGTTCGATGTACAGCTCATCGGCGGGATGGTGTTGCACGAAGGAAAAGTCGCGGAGATGCGGACCGGTGAGGGGAAGACACTGGTCGCTACCATGCCCCTTTATCTGAACGCCCTCGCGAAACAGGGCGCGCACCTGGTAACGGTGAACGACTACCTGGCCCTGCGTGACCGTGAGTGGATGGGGCCGGTCTACGAGTCGCTCGGGCTGACCGTCGGCTGCATCCAGCAGGGCATGGAGCCGGCCGAGCGGAAGCCGCACTACAGCGCCGACATCACCTACGGCACGAACAACGAGTTCGGGTTCGACTACCTGCGCGACAACATGGTCGGGCGCTGGCAGGACAAGGTGCAGCGTGGGCACAGCTATGCTATTGTCGACGAGGTCGACATCATCCTCGTGGACGAGGCGAGAACGCCACTCATCATCTCCGGGCCGGTGGAAGCCGAGGACAGAGGGTTCGACCGCATGACGCCGCAGGTCAGAAGGGTTTTCGGGCAGCAGAGTCTGCTGGCCAACCGGCTGGCTGCCGAGGCACTGAAGCTGCTTGACGCCGACAACGAAGCCGAAGCGGGCGTGAAGCTGCTGACGGTGCGCCGCGGTGCCCCCAAGAACAAGAAACTGCTCGAGGCCGAGCAACGGCAGGGTGTCAAGTCGCTGATCGAGCGGACCGAACTCAGCTTCATCCGGGACAAGCGCTTCCCTGAGATTGACGAGAAGCTGTACTTCGTCATCGACGAGAAGGACCATTCGGTCGCCTTGACCGAGATGGGGCGGAAGGAACTCGCCCCCGGCGAGCCGGAGGCGTTCGTTCTGCCGGACCTGGGCGAGGAGCTGGCGCGGGTGGACCACTACACGTCGGTGACCCCGCAGGAGAAGATCAAGGCGCGGGAGGAAGTCTATCAGCGTTACGCGCGCAAGAGCGAGATGCTGCACAGCTACCAGTCGCTCTTGAAGGCATTCTCGCTGTTCGAGAAGGACGTCGACTACGTCGTGCAGGAGGGCAAGGTCATCATCGTAGACGAGTTCACCGGCCGTTTGATGCCGGGCCGGCGCTACTCGGACGGACTGCACAGCGCGCTCGAGGCCAAGGAGAACGTCAGAGTGCAGGGCGACACCCAGACGTTTGCGACGATAACGCTTCAGAACTACTTCCGCATGTACAAGAAGCTGGCCGGGATGAGTGGCACAGCGATGACGATCGCGGGCGAGCTCTTCAACGTGTACAAACGCGACGTGGTGGCGATACCGACGAACGAGCCCTGCCGGCGCATCGACTACCCGGACATCGTCCACAAGACGCGGGCGCAGAAGTACCAGGCAGTGGTGGACGAGATCCAGACCTGGCACGCACGGGGCAGGCCGATTCTCGTCGGCACGACTTCGGTGGACGTGTCGCAGGTGATATCCGACATGCTCCGACGACGGAAGATCAACCACGTCGTGCTCAACGCGAAGTTCCACCAGCATGAAGGCGAGATCATCGAGGATGCGGGCCAGGCCGGTTCGGTTACGATCGCCACCAACATGGCCGGCCGCGGCACGGACATAAAGCTGGGTCCCGGCGTCGTGAAAGGTGAGTGCTGCTACGTCGTCAAGGACACCGGAGGCAAGTGCCCCGTCTGGGAGGAAAAGCCCGGGAGCTGCGAAGAGGACGTTCCCTGCGGGCTCTACATCATCGGCACCGAGCGGCACGAAGCGCGGAGGATCGACGACCAACTGCGCGGCCGTTCCGGCCGCCAGGGCGACCCCGGTTCCTCGCGGTTCTTCCTCTCGCTCGAAGACGATCTGATGCGGCTGTTCGGTTCTGAACGCGTGGCCAGATTGATGGACCAGTTCGGTGCCAAGGACGATGAGCCGATCGAGCACCCGCTCGTTACACGCGCCATCGAAGGGGCCCAGAAACGGGTTGAGGAGCGCAACCGGGAGATCCGGCGGCACCTGCTGGAGTACGACGACGTGATGAACCGGCAGCGGGAGGCGGTGTACGCCATCCGCGATGCGGTCCTGCAGGATGAATCCGACGCATCACACACGACGCCTGACGCCGAAGCGGCGGCCGGCTCGGCACCTGAATCCCAGCCCGCGGACCCGGCGCTCGCCCGTCTGCGGGCTGTTTACGACGACATGGCGCGTGGACTCATCAGCGACTTCGTGAACAAGACCATCGGCGCCGGGAAGCGCGCCGAGGAATGGGACTGGGATGGGCTGCGGGGCGAACTCTCGATGACTTTCCTTGCCGACCTCCGGGTGGACGAAGACTACCGGTTCCGGGCGACCGTCGACGAGTTACGCCAAACCTTGACAGATATCGCTTCCCGTCGGTATGATGAGCGTCGACAGGAGTTGGGCGACAGGCAGTTCGCCGGGCTCTGCCGGAGTGTGTTCCTGTATGCCATTGACAGCCGGTGGCGCGAGCACCTCTACGCCCTGGATACGTTGCGCGAGGGCATCAGCCTGAGCGCCTACGGTCAGAAAGACCCGCTGGTCGAGTACAAGCGCGAGTCATTCGACCTGTTCCAGGAGATGATGAGGGACTTGTACAAGGATGCGCTGACGATGCTGTTCCGCGCCCAATTGCGCGGCGTGGAGGAGAGGCGGCAGCCGGCGCAGCGTTCGGTCCGAGCCTACAAGCCGGAGGCGTCCACGTCGGCACCCTCCGGAGCCCCGCCTGAGCCGGCGAAGGCAGGCCAGGCGCGGCGCCCCACCGACAAGGTGGGGCGGAACGATCCCTGTCCGTGCGGGTCTGGCAAGAAGTACAAGCGGTGTTGCGGAAGCAACAACCCGGAATGA